The following are encoded together in the Chitinophaga parva genome:
- a CDS encoding integrase core domain-containing protein, with the protein NGYMERFNRSFRTEVLDAYCFTRLKDAQTMAYAWMWVYNNERPHSALGYRPPVAFLEERRKGVALKTFLKDQRFEWKDLVLNVTN; encoded by the coding sequence AAAACGGCTATATGGAGCGCTTCAACCGCAGCTTCAGGACAGAGGTGTTGGATGCATATTGTTTTACCCGGCTCAAGGATGCGCAAACAATGGCGTATGCATGGATGTGGGTCTATAACAACGAGCGTCCTCATAGCGCCCTCGGGTACCGGCCGCCAGTGGCCTTCCTTGAGGAACGTCGGAAGGGCGTAGCCCTGAAGACGTTCCTCAAGGACCAAAGATTTGAATGGAAAGATTTAGTTTTGAATGTTACTAACTGA